ataatagaaataatataaatgatagtTTCCTCTTGCAAAACAAAGATTATTTTATGGAGTTTATGAAAGAAATAGAAACAAAAAAGTTGAGAAGTTATGTAAAAAGTAAATTCAAtagattatattttaatgatgaaaatatttcTGGTTATattgatgaaaatatatgttaTTGGGCtcataatgataaaaaaaacatatataaaaatgaggAAAGTGATGAAGAGGAAGAGGAAGAGGAAGAGGaagaagaggaagaagaagaaCATAGTTCTATTAGCAAAAGCGAAGATTATAATCAACGCAAAAactcaaataataaaaatttaaaaaaaaattatttaaaagctcataaaaatacaagtaataaaaaatattcatattttgaCTATGCTGTTATTGATATTAGTACAAGAGAACAAAATAATAGAGACTTTATCTTTAAGTTAAATCATTTAGGCATAGCAAGAGAAATTTGGGGTTATTCATCTTTTCTTCAAggaatttctttattatacCCTAATTGCATATCTACTTATCCACACTGGAGAATTTACACATGTACAGAGCTTACGAAATTTGAAGTCACTGAAAATtcaaagaagaaaaaaaacaaaaaaaataaaaaaaacaaaaaaaatatcatagAGGGTAATGATAAAAGTGATATTAGCTTAAATGAAaacattaataattataagaaACAAATAAAACAACAAAGttacaaaataaaagatgattataaaaaaagcatTACATATACAGGTGCTTCTGCAAGAATTGCGCATGAAAGTGAAGTGTTATTTAgaaatgaaatagaaaaaaataaacccTCTGTTGATATCGATTTTAgtcattataataataaagcacatttttctaataattctAAAATTTTACCTATAACTAAAGCATCTTTAGGAATGGATAATAATCTATATGAGCCTCTTTTGGACCCAATTGAAGATAGAGCTTACGAAAGAACAAAATCCTCATCAGgcaaaattttttctttttttaaaaattttttcttcaagAAAAATAACTCTATTCACAATAAAAGGCCAAAAAACTCGGTAGTTAGAGTAGAACCCAAAACTTTTTTTGCCAATGAAAGAACTTTGTTACAATGGTTAAATACTAGTGTATTACTGTCTACTATTTCTATAACTCTTCTTAACTTTTCTAATACTTACGGTTTTACTTCTGGAGTTATTATGGCACCTGTagctatttttttcattctttattccttctatatttatttaaaaagagcTCGAGCtctaattaataaagagcccATTAATTATACTGATAAATTTGGTCCAGGTGTTTTAGTGATAACTTTAACTTTTGCATTATCTACCGTTGTCatcttaaatatttatagtcGTTTGAAAAATGATACATAACccttattttaataaaacctACTTTACttgtatattataaattttttatatataaaaaaatataactttaaaattttagcAAATctttaaacaaaataatacatatttattaaaaactttaaaaaaaaaaatgaaagaaaaaggaaaatggTATATAGTCAAAATAT
The sequence above is drawn from the Plasmodium relictum strain SGS1 genome assembly, chromosome: 14 genome and encodes:
- a CDS encoding vacuolar transporter chaperone, putative; translation: MKFSKKLYERAHPKYREHYIAYKELKKVVKLITGKDTSTYTIKEVTSNFGNIRALSGTEYKSTESRFQDILNSELDKINKFTLNIIKDWFNEAEFYYKKLKEECFLDLKNVENKLNELGDTLIFLESYKNINFIGFRKITKKFDKHSDKNVSSSFYISVVIKSFFMNFDMNFLVCILSICYKYFRISKNKHNDIDQRSLKEINSNKSGIIENDDNDKNHNSQVEKEEKKLNESSLHNIEGVNSYPINKNSDFIRDEKGGNNIREDELNIKNAKYIVKLQDLISVKVEIAKHFTFRYYDLEEYEFIPNIKRFIEMISTNKIQNYMITIYFDDSNLSTYYNFVNRNIHHVNEFIRIRSYNYIRGSKHEEKTSLQRFNIYEPSHDNSEKNILLKDLSSINLKIENINDLHKLKENIIHNSSKINKKEQEDKNNEENITITNNVDMEKEKKKKKDYLMKNFSDNRNNINDSFLLQNKDYFMEFMKEIETKKLRSYVKSKFNRLYFNDENISGYIDENICYWAHNDKKNIYKNEESDEEEEEEEEEEEEEEEHSSISKSEDYNQRKNSNNKNLKKNYLKAHKNTSNKKYSYFDYAVIDISTREQNNRDFIFKLNHLGIAREIWGYSSFLQGISLLYPNCISTYPHWRIYTCTELTKFEVTENSKKKKNKKNKKNKKNIIEGNDKSDISLNENINNYKKQIKQQSYKIKDDYKKSITYTGASARIAHESEVLFRNEIEKNKPSVDIDFSHYNNKAHFSNNSKILPITKASLGMDNNLYEPLLDPIEDRAYERTKSSSGKIFSFFKNFFFKKNNSIHNKRPKNSVVRVEPKTFFANERTLLQWLNTSVLLSTISITLLNFSNTYGFTSGVIMAPVAIFFILYSFYIYLKRARALINKEPINYTDKFGPGVLVITLTFALSTVVILNIYSRLKNDT